The following proteins are encoded in a genomic region of Dendropsophus ebraccatus isolate aDenEbr1 unplaced genomic scaffold, aDenEbr1.pat pat_scaffold_644_ctg1, whole genome shotgun sequence:
- the LOC138778148 gene encoding gastrula zinc finger protein XlCGF71.1-like gives MWEMFYAEISSCLTSKDSLRGEANLERSMITHAPVAKKHFSCSECEKCFTEKAKLFVHERTHTGEKPFSCSECGKCFTQKPNLITHKKIHLREKPVHSLQRLPVLILL, from the exons atgtgggaaatgttttatgcgGAAATATCAAGTTGTTTAACATCAAAAGATTCACTCCGGGGAGAAGCCAATTTAGAGCGCTCAATGATCACTCATGCGCCTGTtgcaaaaaagcatttttcatgttcagaatgtgaaaaatgttttactgagaaagCAAAGCTCTttgtacatgaaagaactcatacgggtgagaagccattttcatgttcagaatgtggaaaatgttttacacagAAACCTAATCTTATTACTCATAAAAAGATTCACTTAAGGGAGAAGCCAGTTCATAGC CTCCAGAGGCTTCCCGTCCTTATTCTCCTGTAG